From Amaranthus tricolor cultivar Red isolate AtriRed21 chromosome 4, ASM2621246v1, whole genome shotgun sequence:
CGATTACTGAGCTGACTTTTTAACAACTTAGTAATAATCCGCTATTATTAGCAGCGGGTGATAGTCGATCAAAAgtccattcttcttcttcttaaatAACAACGGCCCATTACTAAACTgagtcaaaaaaaaatcaactcagTAATCGGCTGTTGTTACTAAGAGCGGCTGATTATTAAGCCGACTTTTTTTGACCCAGTTTAGTAATGGGTTAGTTTGAATAAAAactgcttattttggaaaatattttcaaaaattacatattatttgacttttttttatttcttttgcttatttgtttcaagGGGAAAGTGATATAATTAGTGACTAAGGAGTTTGTTTACGTTCTGACAATCATTAATTAAGGGGTTAAATTCTCTATACTTACAACAGGAATTAATTTCCCTTTCCTTACCTCTACCCATATGAAAATCTCCAACTTTATACCTATTTTTTTAAAGGTACGCATAGACCATGCACCTTGGCTATAGGGTTAGGAGAAGGAAAAAGGGAGAGGAAAAAGGGTGTGAGATGCACGAGGTAAAGATCAAATACAAGACTTTCCACAACCAAAATGGAGAAGTAAACCAACTTATCGAGCTTATGATCTTTGtacaaatttttagaaaaaatgtgTACATAGATATTTGAGATCGGATGTCTTTATGGATTCATCTTGTTGTAAATGCCGTTTGGCTCTTGAACATCAATAAATTATTTGTTGACCtttaaaaaaaacgaaaatTTACCTCAAAAAAGAGAGGGAAATTTCATGATTAGTACACCAAAGTTGTAATCTATTATGGATCAGCGGCAACAAAAGAGATAATAAAAGTAAGAAACAATAGCAGTTTGAAAAGCAGAAGAATTCGATGCTAAAAATGAGATAGCCAGCTTGAAAATTTGATTGGTTTCCTAACTCCCCCTCATAATGAAGCATTGAGGTATTTCCCAAATGATATCTACAATTTAAGCTTCATATTAGAATCTGAAAGCACCACTCTGCCTCGATGATTGAAGATGATGAAATCTAAGTTCTCCGATAAAGAAACGATCCTGCAATCATTATTAGGTTTCCAATATCAGCAGAACTGAAATAATAGCATGTATAATTATCAAGTTTTCTAATATAGTTTAACACCCATGCATCAGATATGGGAATACATTCTCCTAGGGACTGGTGGCAGTTCCCATCACATATGGCACAATAAGTGCCATGGGACTATGGGGGAGCAAATGTAAGGCAGAGTTAAGGAGGAACCCAAACGAGATATGCACTGCTAGAACCTGAAACTTTAAAAGACGAACTAAAAACTAGAAAGTCTTCAACAAAAGCGCAACACCACAAGAACTTTAACATACACCAAAGTTAATATAGTATGAGTGATACTGCTTTAACTTTTACACTAAAGACTGGACGAATTGGagagaaaggaaggggagggaggGAATGGCGGGATCACGTTTCCTTCGCTTGGATACCAATAGGGGAAGGAAACGGGAAGGAGGAACTCCTCCACATCTTTAGACAAAATAAATCCTTCCAACATTGGAAAAAAATTTGGAAGGAGAACATACTAACCCGTCCTCCCATTCCCTTCCTTTCGGATCAAAAATCTTATCCAAACATGGTGTTAATCATAGATGATTATTATAGGTGGGACCCAAAACTAGATTGACAGATACACCGTGCGCAACTGAAGACTCGAGAAGACAAAAATTCAGTCTTCAGGAATAATCCACCAAATTACAGTAGCTTACTCGTCCTTAAGCCATcataatgaattaaaaatttatcaagttGCTGGTGTCCTGTAATCTAGACTAGATGTTTTGGGGTGTGCATGATCCTGCAGCCCAGTTACCAAAAGGTATTTAATATTCCTTTCCAGAGATTCAAGAAGCTATATAGTTGTTCCAAAGTATCATATAAAGAATGGTTCTTTATGCAATTTGCAAAATTTTAGCAACGGTTttcaaataatttcaattttcaagGATGCTGAAAGGATTAAGTgtataaaacatataaaatcatgTTTCTTAACCTAAGAAACATGGTAGCAAAACGGCCATATTTTCTTGAACTCCTACATAACCTAAAAGGTGACAAATTTAAATCACATCACCCACCAATCTTCTTTGGACATGGAACAAAGTTTTAGTTCAACATATTGATCACCAAACAACCAATTCAGCAAATCAACTAGATCAGTATACGTGGTCTTCGTACTTCTCATATTGCAAAAATGCACTAACGGACATGGTTATGCAGTTGTGGTGTCACCAAATATTGGCTACACCATGAAGTAGCACTTGGAACGGCCCAAAACACGGTTTCTTAGACCTTTGCTATGTAGTTTTACTAGTttggtaagtttgaaaacgttTACAATAAGACCAATACACTACGACgcagccttgtttttgcacaatGACTTCTCTTCCTTTTATGTTTCCGGCAACAATGTTAACCTCGTTGATCCTTGCTATCAACAGGAAAAATATGTAGAAAACTGGGATTTTGCATATGATATAATTGCAGCAAGTTCAGAGATCTTAATCAAAATGCTTCACAAGTACACCTTCCCCAAACAGAATAAAGGTTAATATGCACAATAACAGGTAACAGCCAGCTAGATTACGCTGTCAATATCAGCTTCATCCTTTGTCAATAGTTTTTTTCCTTGACCAATACCATTAAGTGGCTAGTGGGGTTTTAGGGGTGATGGATTTTATTTGCTAGTGATAATAAAGATGTTATTTAGTAGCAAATATCAtttacaacttcacataaacaaGTACACATGATTTATTGAGCCATTTCATATAGTCCATTATAACCTGAACCAAATCTTTGGCCCCATCGAGAATGACCTCCATTTTAATCCTTACTAAGTAATTCAaatgtaaaatttcaaaatttatttttcatttctctcaaaacataaaactcttTGCAGCTCTATTGGAGACCCTAATTAGAGGACAATCTAAGTGCATAAACTGCATATGATATGATGTGCATATTATTCCATAGAGTTATTTGATAAAAGACTCTGGTTTAGATAAGGTACCATTCTTTTAGGAAGCACAATTTCAGTTGATCTAAATCAATAACTTAATTGCATCCACAAAAATCACCATTTCTTTTCAAGATATCCCTATCTCAAAATAAATATCATACTATGCCAACACCATTTCCTTTCAAGATATCCCTAgctgaaaacatttaaaagatAGAAATCctaagaaaaaagagaaaaattaatGCTCCATTCAATAAAATTGTACTACTACATAATGGAACAATAAATGTAGAAAATCGCAAGAAGaaacaagaataaaaattaaaattgaacagGATCATCAGGAGTCAAAAATAGCAAATCATAGGAAACTTGGTAAACAAATAGAGGTGCATCATTAATTCTTTTCAAGCCTCATTCATGGTAAAAAGACAATGACAATAGGATGAAGTGGAATTGATAAGCAAACCTCAACTTTCAAAACATCATTAATATGTTTTTGCTCCCAGCATACCCTGTCGATGAGGGGAGAGATAGGATTGTGGTGGTTTACGGGGTGGGATTGTGGTGGTTTAGGGGGTGGGATTATGGTGGTTTAGGTCACTGAGTATGCTGGGAGAAAAAACAtagaaaaggttggattattagaaaataatcaaaaggtgggattattcacagcggatgagtgaaaggttggattatttttgacaatttttcctttaagaTTTATCAAGCAAAACAAATATCAAGGTTGGAGTTTATGGTCATCTAAGCTACAGTGTGCATGTGTATAATATTGCACTAGTATGTAACCTTGCAAACATATTTGCATAATTTGAACAAAGTGGTTTAAAAAGATTTCAACATTCCGGAGCAATATGGGAATAAAACACCTAAAAATTTAGCAACGTCATGTTTCCAGGAATATGAATCATTGTGACAAAAACGTCATTATATCTACCAGTCTACTAACAAAGTGAACACACTTATCATTATTCATTACCCATAAATGCTTCACGGACACGCTACAAAGTTTAGCTCTATGGATTGATCACCAAACACCCACTAGATCGGGATACCTGAGCTTCTTGATTCTCTTCCATATTAGCCAATTGAAAACTTATCCATCCCATGTTCAATCTCAATTTAAACATCCTTAGTCCTCATTATCAATATAAAAAACATGGGGTAGAAATTGGAAGTCCACAAGGATATAAAATACCAATATGCAAGTTTAGAGGTATCCTAATCGATTTGCTAAAGACaacattaatataattaaaattttaaatatttcaccATTTGATCCGACCACATCTGACCCCGACCCACCCTAAACTTAATAGTGGTTAATCTTATCTTCTCTCCTAGTCTAGTTGAAGCTAGGAACTTCATGTTCTCTTGTACCATCCAAAAGGATTAATTAGGATGCACTTTAATAGAGATCAAACCTAGATTTCTTTGCCTTACTGAACGAAGAAGAGGCTAAAATATAGGTGAAATtggaataatattataaaattaacaaaaaataaccATCAAACAcataatttgaaaacaaaaggaccattttaaaaattaaaaaagttttcCATATAAAAACTATGTTTTAAACAGTTATGAAAAAAACAACTGTCGATTtagaaataaatgaaattatgaaACTCTAggctttttattttggattgaaTGTTGGTATCCCATATTCCATGAAGTACTGAAGGCAACATGGAAGTATCAAAACATGCTTTTAGGACTCTTGAAATACTGGCCATTAAAAGAAATATAGTAGATGGAATAGAGATATGTGACTTACGAAGGTTCACAAAGCGTGCTGAAGGTTTGAGAAGGAAATTGTATGAAAAGATAGAAGATGGAAATAAAAATGCATCAAATTGAGATAGAATGACGATCTTGGGGTGTCTGGCAAAAGAGCTTATTGGacaatttttgattattttgacACAAATAGACGGTTGGTCAACCATTTTTAGTGTTTAGTAAATTAGCTAGTTGAAGCATCTTATTGTTATGAGTAAGCTAATTTTGAACAAGTTGTTCTTAACATGTTTAAATCAGTAGGTCAAATCGAAACCGATTGTTTCAATCAGCTACTAACCATCAGCTAGTAACCATTCGCCAAACACCCACAATATCTTTAagatatatcaaataaaaatttattctaatttCCTTTTTCTCAAAACAACGATGTCAAAgccttaaaaatatattttgaaggTATATGTCACATAATTTCCTTCTTATggaaaaatttatcaaaattttccTGACAGGAGTGTAACAAGAAGACAAGAATAGCAAACAGTGAAAGCttcaatcaacaaaaatatgACATTTGCATGGTACAACTCATGTATGGATAGGCTCAGGTTTAAGAAAATTAACCTGAGAAACGCATAAGGGAAAAACTTTTAGAAACTAGGACTCCTATCAGAAAGCTCCATAGATAGGCTCAGTCGCTCAGGTATATGATAGGCTCAAATACACTTAAATCCATAAAGCTTTAGAGTATTTCATGAATCCAAACATACATCAACATATGACGGAAACCTAATAATAGAAGTGGTTGAACAAGATCTCAAAATTGTTACGGAATATTTGGGCAAAAGCAAAATGCACAATATCACACAATTGAAGTTTTATGGGGACTTCTCATTTAATCTAGTCTTGCATATTGCTCCTACTCATAATAATCAATCTTAACTAGTcgtatttaaaaatagaatttaccGAGAATaaacaaaaaaggaaaatggGTGGAAGAATAATTGAGCAGCTATTAGTGAAGAGTTGAGCTTGATGGTGGACATAGATACTACATAAAATGTCACTTCATCTCAATCATTAATTAATGAAGTAATGAACAGAACTTATTCTCCAACCAGTGTCCTATAAAAATTATACAACAATTACAAGTCCTTTCAGGTCAGGGTCAATAAGTCATTACTTCCATATAGTAACAATAGCTAATGATTGATCACAGGTCAGAGGGTAGCCAATGGAAAACTCATCAAAACTCCATCTATATTTCAAGATATGACAATATCTATTACTATATGTCTATATCCATTAAAATGCATAGGACTCATGCATATGCTTTACCCCCAAAAACTTTCAGACACATCGGGAAGACATCAATTAATTCACCAAGTGGAAACTCAAAAACTCGAAAACTTGAAAAACAATCATTGTCATGCATCCCTCGATCATCTAATGGCACAAAATTTAAACTTCTATAGTTCCATATAAAACAAATCTTCAGATCAGAGGTTGCTGCATTCACTAAAGAAAGTTTCTTATCCTTACCAACTCCAGCCGCGTAATTGTAGAATGTTTTGAATATGAACCCCCATATTATAGTATGAAATTTAAACAAACaagccaaaaaaatcaaaatccaaCAAACTAACAGCAGAAAGAACAAAACAGATTCGATTTTTATTTACCTTGAAATGCTTAATCTCAATGTTAACAAAAGAAACACAAGAAATCCAATTCCAGAGCTTATATACATCGATTCTGAAGTATACAATCAAatttttaaagcaaaataattGAGAAAGAGCAAACCTATTTTCCTTAGAAGCTGGATGAATAGATTGGAAATTTCCAGGAACAGTCAATCCAGCATACATACATAACAAAAACCCTAGAATTAATTCTACCACAACCTGCATCATTAAACCCTCTAAGTCAAATTTCAACCCCAGATCAATAAAtacaaaaaatcattttataagATAATCAAAGTTTCAAAATTGAATTCATAGAACAACTTACATTCATAGGGGCCCCATTAAACTCATCCTCAGTAATCTTCAACAATCCTCTATCTGCAATTAACGACATAGGAATTGAGAGTTCAatttaaatctaaaaaaaagAAGTGAAAAGAGATAATTACATTGAATAGTAGAGTAAGCGGCATGCGAGAGAATGAGAACTCCGAGTACGCCAATTGTTAAACCAAAACCCATCTCCAATTCAAGATTTGCACTTTTTAGGGCTTCGATTTGAGATTTTAACTTTGTTGCTTGGGAAAGAAGAAGATTCTATTTTCCACTATTTCACGGGACTCGAACTTGTTTCAATGTTGGATCAAGTTATTTTCTAAAGGAACAAATTAACATTAATCATACATAAACTTGCTCTCTTTCATATTACTAGCAACAAAGTACAAACTAATTTTtgcatcatttattattttacagTAATTTATATATTTCGGCTATGTACAACTCTAAATGTAAACAATTCAACAAAAGTATTGGATTGCGCAAAAATGTGTTTGGTGCAAGTAATTTGAAACGAAGAAAGTACTAATTTTGTTGGAAAATTCCAATTGGCAAACTTATAATGATATACatcatacattatactaaaaacttgaaaaaatccAAGTGTCAATGCCATAGAAAGTTTGCCAAATGtaaaatcatttattatttaaagaaaaatgacaTGATATTTGATCTTGACCAATATCTTTACCATTTTGactaacatttatttatagttaaattgagtaatgtaaagaatatattaaattgcataatatattgttgacatcatacaatatactaaaAATGAAACTCACTTATCCGCTGAAGTAAAATGACATTGCATTTGATCTTGAATAATATCTTTACCATTAAATTATCTTTGACTAggatttatttatagttaaatggAGTAAATTACAGAAtataatatactaaataatatattgtttatattatattatacattatactaaaaagtttgaaaaatTCCAAGTGAAACAACTAAAGAAAGTTTGTCAAATAGAACTCATTTATTGGCTAAATAAAACTAACACGACATTTGATCTTGACCAATATCATCTACCGTTAAAGTATCTTTGActgatatttatttatagttaaattgaatAAATACAGAATATAATATGTTGCATAATACATTGTTGACATGATATCATATCATGCATTATACTAAAAAGCTTGGAAATTCTAAGTTTCACAACTAAAGAAAGTTTATCaaataaaacttttttattgGCTAAAGCAAAATGACATGGCATTTGCATTTGATCTTAACCAAtgtctctaccataaagtatTTTTGACtagcatttatt
This genomic window contains:
- the LOC130810651 gene encoding membrane magnesium transporter, whose protein sequence is MGFGLTIGVLGVLILSHAAYSTIQYRGLLKITEDEFNGAPMNVVVELILGFLLCMYAGLTVPGNFQSIHPASKENRIVSLSENLDFIIFNHRGRVVLSDSNMKLKL